A single Chanos chanos chromosome 8, fChaCha1.1, whole genome shotgun sequence DNA region contains:
- the LOC115819225 gene encoding potassium voltage-gated channel subfamily S member 2-like, giving the protein MTGHSLEDQSESSVEDNAIRINVGGFKKLLLSNMLSRFPETRLARLLRCQSKESILELCDDYDDTEREFYFDRNPALFPYVLNFYNTGRLHVMAELCIFSFSQEIEYWGINEFFIDSCCSSTYHCRKMEPSGEDWDDKSEEGSTSSSFDEILEFYNDATKFDKQPLGSLRRRIWLMLDNPGYSIPSRIISVFSILVVLGSIATMCMNSMTEFTLLDSEGQPREDPRFETVEHFGIGWFTFELVARFVVAPDLIHFFEHPLNLIDLVSILPFYLALLINLVAESSPALANLGRVVQVLRLMRIFRILKLARHSTGLRSLGATLKNSYKEVGLILLYLAVVVTFFSVMAYTVEKEDNDGLTTIPACWWWATVSMTTVGYGDVVPVSIAGKLTASACILAGILVVVFPVTLIFNKFSLFYKRQRQLEIAMRSCDFDEGIKEVPSVNLRNYYAHKVKSLMASLSNMSRSTPSDHSLNESLH; this is encoded by the coding sequence ATGACCGGACATAGCCTTGAGGACCAAAGCGAGAGTAGCGTTGAGGACAATGCCATACGCATTAATGTCGGTGGCTTTAAGAAGCTACTCTTGTCCAACATGTTGTCGCGCTTTCCTGAGACCCGACTGGCTCGTCTGCTCCGATGCCAATCGAAAGAATCTATCCTTGAATTGTGCGACGATTATGACGACACCGAGAGAGAGTTTTACTTCGACAGGAATCCCGCGCTCTTCCCATATGTACTTAATTTTTATAACACTGGTCGGTTGCATGTCATGGCTGAACTGTGCATTTTCTCGTTTAGTCAGGAAATCGAGTACTGGGGAATCAATGAGTTCTTCATTGACTCCTGTTGCAGCAGTACTTATCACTGTAGGAAAATGGAGCCAAGTGGGGAGGACTGGGACGACAAAAGTGAAGAGGGTAgtacttcttcctcttttgaCGAGATTTTAGAATTTTATAACGACGCGACGAAGTTTGACAAGCAGCCTTTAGGGAGCCTCAGACGGAGAATCTGGTTGATGTTGGACAATCCTGGATATTCCATACCTAGTCGGATCATCAGTGTATTCTCCATCCTAGTGGTGTTGGGCTCTATTGCCACAATGTGTATGAACAGCATGACAGAATTTACTTTACTGGACAGTGAGGGTCAACCGCGTGAGGACCCTCGCTTCGAGACAGTGGAGCATTTTGGAATCGGGTGGTTCACATTTGAGCTTGTTGCCAGGTTTGTAGTGGCGCCAGATCTGATCCATTTCTTTGAGCATCCCTTGAACTTAATTGACCTTGTTTCCATTTTGCCGTTTTACCTCGCGCTCCTCATCAACCTCGTTGCAGAAAGTAGTCCTGCGCTGGCCAACCTCGGACGCGTGGTCCAAGTACTGAGGCTGATGAGGATCTTTCGTATATTAAAGCTGGCGCGGCACTCCACTGGCTTGCGCTCACTTGGAGCCACGCTCAAGAACAGTTACAAAGAGGTCGGTCTCATCCTACTGTACCTGGCAGTAGTGGTTACTTTTTTCTCGGTGATGGCCTACACTGTCGAGAAAGAGGATAATGACGGACTGACTACCATCCCAGCTTGCTGGTGGTGGGCCACCGTGAGCATGACCACCGTAGGGTACGGAGATGTAGTTCCCGTGTCAATTGCGGGTAAACTCACCGCGTCTGCTTGCATCCTTGCGGGCATTTTGGTCGTGGTCTTCCCCGTCACGCTAATTTTCAAcaaattttctctcttctaCAAAAGACAGAGGCAACTGGAAATTGCAATGAGAAGCTGCGACTTTGACGAGGGTATTAAAGAAGTCCCCTCAGTTAATCTCAGAAACTATTACGCTCATAAAGTGAAATCACTGATGGCAAGTCTATCGAATATGAGCCGGAGCACACCGAGCGATCACAGTCTGAACGAATCTCTCCACTAA
- the LOC115819218 gene encoding potassium voltage-gated channel subfamily S member 2-like: MTGHSLEDQSESSVEDNAIRINVGGFKKLLLSNMLSRFPETRLARLLRCQSKESILELCDDYDDTEREFYFDRNPALFPYVLNFYNTGRLHVMAELCIFSFSQEIEYWGINEFFIDSCCSSTYHCRKMEPSGEDWDDKSEEGSTSSSFDEILEFYNDATKFDKQPLGSLRRRIWLMLDNPGYSIPSRIISVFSILVVLGSIATMCMNSMTEFTLLDSEGQPREDPRFETVEHFGIGWFTFELVARFVVAPDLIHFFEHPLNLIDLVSILPFYLALLINLVAESSPALANLGRVVQVLRLMRIFRILKLARHSTGLRSLGATLKNSYKEVGLLLLYLAVGVSFFSVMAYTVEKEDNDGLTTIPACWWWATVSMTTVGYGDVVPVSIAGKLTASACILAGILVVVLPITLIFNKFSLFYKRQRQLEIAMRSCDFDEGIKEVPSVNLRNYYAHKVKSLMASLSNMSRSTPSDHSLNESLH, encoded by the coding sequence ATGACCGGACATAGCCTTGAGGACCAAAGCGAGAGTAGCGTTGAGGACAATGCCATACGCATTAATGTCGGTGGCTTTAAGAAGCTACTCTTGTCCAACATGTTGTCGCGCTTTCCTGAGACCCGACTGGCTCGTCTGCTCCGATGCCAATCGAAAGAATCTATCCTTGAATTGTGCGACGATTATGACGACACCGAGAGAGAGTTTTACTTCGACAGGAATCCCGCGCTCTTCCCATATGTACTTAATTTTTATAACACTGGTCGGTTGCATGTCATGGCTGAACTGTGCATTTTCTCGTTTAGTCAGGAAATCGAGTACTGGGGAATCAATGAGTTCTTCATTGACTCCTGTTGCAGCAGTACTTATCACTGTAGGAAAATGGAGCCAAGTGGGGAGGACTGGGACGACAAAAGTGAAGAGGGTAgtacttcttcctcttttgaCGAGATTTTAGAATTTTATAACGACGCGACGAAGTTTGACAAGCAGCCTTTAGGGAGCCTCAGACGGAGAATCTGGTTGATGTTGGACAATCCTGGATATTCCATACCTAGTCGGATCATCAGTGTATTCTCCATCCTAGTGGTGTTGGGCTCTATTGCCACAATGTGTATGAACAGCATGACAGAATTTACTTTACTGGACAGTGAGGGTCAACCGCGTGAGGACCCTCGCTTCGAGACAGTGGAGCATTTTGGAATCGGGTGGTTCACATTTGAGCTTGTTGCCAGGTTTGTAGTGGCGCCAGATCTGATCCATTTCTTTGAGCATCCCTTGAACTTAATTGACCTTGTTTCCATTTTGCCGTTTTACCTCGCGCTCCTCATCAACCTCGTTGCAGAAAGTAGTCCTGCGCTGGCCAACCTCGGACGCGTGGTCCAAGTACTGAGGCTGATGAGGATCTTTCGTATATTAAAGCTGGCGCGGCACTCCACTGGCTTGCGCTCACTTGGAGCCACGCTCAAGAACAGTTACAAAGAGGTCGGTCTCTTGCTACTGTACCTGGCAGTaggggtttcttttttctcgGTGATGGCCTACACCGTAGAGAAAGAGGACAATGACGGACTGACCACCATCCCAGCTTGCTGGTGGTGGGCCACCGTGAGCATGACCACCGTAGGGTACGGAGATGTAGTTCCCGTGTCAATTGCGGGTAAACTCACCGCGTCTGCTTGCATCCTTGCGGGCATTTTGGTCGTGGTCCTCCCCATCACGCTAATTTTCAAcaaattttctctcttctaCAAAAGACAGAGGCAACTGGAAATTGCAATGAGAAGCTGCGACTTTGACGAGGGTATTAAAGAAGTCCCCTCAGTTAATCTCAGAAACTATTACGCTCATAAAGTGAAATCACTGATGGCAAGTCTATCGAATATGAGCCGGAGCACACCGAGCGATCACAGTCTGAACGAATCTCTCCACTAA